One part of the Saprospiraceae bacterium genome encodes these proteins:
- the rfbA gene encoding glucose-1-phosphate thymidylyltransferase RfbA produces MKGIILAGGQGTRLYPLTLAMSKQLMPIYDKPMIYYPLSTLMLAGIKEILIISTVKDLPLFKELFKDGSQLGIKISYKEQFVPNGLAQAFVLGKEFIGKDSVCLILGDNIFYGHKLPELLKSSTEPQGGVIFAYPVADPERYGVVDFDADLNVLSIEEKPVKPKSNYAVPGIYFYDNSVIKIAEELKPSARGEYEITDVNIEYLQAKKLKVGVLGRGVAWLDTGTHESLMQASQFIQVIEQRQGLKIGCIEEIAFLMGYISLEQLKEQAQLLGKSIYGEYLMKLVKMASHETI; encoded by the coding sequence ATGAAAGGAATTATTCTCGCCGGCGGTCAAGGAACTCGCTTATATCCGCTAACACTTGCAATGAGTAAGCAATTAATGCCAATTTATGACAAACCGATGATTTATTACCCATTGTCTACTTTAATGTTGGCTGGAATAAAAGAGATCTTGATTATTTCCACGGTAAAAGATTTACCATTATTCAAAGAATTATTTAAAGATGGAAGTCAATTAGGTATTAAAATTTCTTATAAAGAACAATTCGTTCCAAATGGATTGGCTCAAGCATTTGTATTAGGCAAAGAATTTATTGGGAAAGATTCTGTTTGTTTGATATTAGGGGATAATATATTTTATGGTCATAAATTGCCAGAACTTTTAAAATCAAGCACCGAACCACAAGGTGGGGTTATTTTTGCTTATCCTGTGGCGGATCCTGAACGATATGGTGTAGTAGATTTTGATGCAGACTTAAACGTTTTATCGATTGAAGAAAAGCCCGTAAAGCCAAAATCAAATTACGCAGTTCCCGGGATTTATTTTTATGACAACTCGGTTATTAAAATTGCGGAAGAATTAAAACCATCTGCAAGAGGAGAATATGAAATCACAGATGTGAACATAGAATATTTGCAAGCGAAAAAACTTAAGGTAGGTGTTTTAGGCAGAGGGGTTGCGTGGTTAGATACCGGGACGCATGAATCTTTAATGCAGGCCTCCCAGTTTATACAAGTGATTGAACAGCGACAAGGTTTAAAAATAGGCTGTATTGAAGAAATCGCATTTCTTATGGGCTATATTAGCTTAGAACAACTTAAAGAGCAAGCCCAATTGTTGGGTAAAAGTATTTATGGTGAGTACTTGATGAAATTGGTAAAAATGGCAAGCCACGAAACGATATAA
- a CDS encoding amidophosphoribosyltransferase, with protein sequence MSDQIKHECGLAMVRLLKPLDYYQKTYGTCFYGLQKLHLLLQKQRNRGQDGAGIATIKLHTQPGKKYISRRRSNSSNYLQSLFEGVMQHFDDLTEEQMNDGAWLKEHKPFMGELLLGHLRYGTHGENTIETVHPFIRENNWISRSLVLAGNFNMTNVEELFQKLVSLGQYPKIKSDSITVLEKIGHFLDEEVQHLFNWYKPEGHSQQEINQLIFKNLDVCNVLNKAAKKFDGGFVIAGMIGHGDAFILRDPNGIRPAFYYQNDEVVAMASERPALQTAFEIGVEEIKELKPGNALIIKYHGEVKEELCLEPKEKKSCSFERIYFSRGNDSDIYVERKNLGRQLAPAVLDSLEGDLEHSVFSFIPNTSETAFMGLTEAIHDHLNSQKVKSILNKETSLSPAEILKILSVKPRFEKLVVKDDKMRTFIANDKVRGKMISHVYDVTYGVVKPGKDTLIVLDDSVVRGATLKDSIIHILCTLHPKKIVILSSAPQIRYPDCYGIDMSQLDKFVAFQALVELLQDHNKEHLLEETLEKCLAQKHLPAEKMENHLIALYDSFTYEQVSKKIGQMLTPLEYNVEIEIIFQTLEGLHKACPNHTGDWYFSGNYPTPGGVKVVNTAFINYMQHNDVRAY encoded by the coding sequence ATGAGTGATCAAATCAAACATGAGTGTGGCCTAGCCATGGTTCGTTTGTTAAAGCCCTTAGATTATTATCAAAAAACCTATGGTACTTGTTTCTATGGCCTGCAAAAATTGCATTTACTTCTTCAAAAGCAACGTAATAGAGGCCAGGATGGTGCAGGAATTGCCACGATTAAACTGCACACTCAGCCTGGAAAGAAATATATTTCACGGAGGAGAAGCAACTCCTCTAATTATTTACAATCCTTGTTTGAAGGGGTAATGCAACATTTTGATGACCTCACGGAAGAGCAAATGAATGATGGGGCTTGGCTTAAAGAGCATAAACCTTTTATGGGAGAATTACTTTTAGGCCATCTTCGCTATGGTACCCATGGAGAAAATACTATTGAAACCGTCCATCCTTTTATTCGGGAAAACAATTGGATTAGCAGGAGCCTGGTTTTAGCTGGTAACTTTAATATGACCAATGTGGAGGAATTATTTCAAAAATTGGTATCCCTTGGTCAATATCCAAAAATTAAATCAGATTCCATAACTGTTTTGGAGAAAATCGGGCATTTCTTAGATGAAGAAGTTCAACATCTATTTAACTGGTATAAGCCGGAAGGACATAGCCAACAAGAAATTAACCAGTTAATTTTTAAAAATTTGGATGTCTGTAATGTACTCAATAAAGCGGCTAAAAAATTTGACGGAGGTTTTGTAATAGCAGGCATGATTGGTCATGGTGATGCATTTATATTAAGAGATCCAAATGGTATCAGACCAGCATTTTATTACCAAAATGACGAAGTTGTTGCTATGGCGTCAGAAAGACCTGCTTTGCAAACTGCTTTTGAAATTGGCGTAGAGGAAATAAAAGAACTTAAACCAGGAAATGCATTAATAATTAAATATCACGGAGAGGTTAAGGAAGAATTATGCCTGGAGCCAAAAGAAAAAAAATCATGTAGTTTTGAAAGAATTTACTTTTCTCGTGGTAATGATTCAGATATTTATGTAGAACGAAAAAATCTTGGAAGACAATTAGCCCCAGCTGTTCTTGATTCTTTAGAAGGCGATTTAGAACATAGCGTTTTTTCTTTTATTCCAAATACTTCTGAAACTGCATTCATGGGTTTAACAGAAGCCATTCACGATCATCTTAATAGTCAAAAAGTTAAGAGTATTCTTAACAAAGAAACTAGTTTAAGTCCTGCTGAAATACTAAAAATATTATCTGTAAAACCAAGATTCGAAAAATTGGTAGTAAAAGATGATAAAATGCGTACGTTCATTGCTAATGACAAAGTCCGAGGTAAAATGATTTCACATGTCTATGATGTAACCTATGGTGTTGTGAAACCTGGTAAAGACACCCTGATTGTACTAGATGATTCGGTCGTAAGAGGTGCTACTCTTAAAGATAGTATCATTCATATACTTTGCACTTTACATCCTAAAAAAATTGTTATTCTTTCATCAGCACCGCAAATTCGGTATCCAGATTGTTATGGCATTGATATGTCACAGCTAGATAAATTTGTTGCTTTTCAGGCATTAGTAGAATTATTACAGGATCATAACAAAGAGCATTTATTAGAAGAAACACTCGAAAAATGTTTAGCTCAAAAACATCTTCCTGCCGAAAAAATGGAAAATCACCTGATTGCCTTATACGATAGTTTTACCTATGAACAAGTTTCTAAAAAAATTGGTCAAATGCTGACTCCCTTAGAATACAATGTGGAAATTGAAATTATCTTTCAGACACTCGAAGGATTGCATAAAGCCTGTCCAAATCATACTGGAGATTGGTACTTTTCAGGCAATTATCCTACCCCCGGTGGTGTTAAGGTTGTAAATACTGCATTCATCAATTATATGCAGCATAATGATGTAAGAGCTTACTAA
- a CDS encoding rhomboid family intramembrane serine protease, with amino-acid sequence MFESIYKDIRYKIQTGNFWVRSIVLCTVIFILVNLTKAYFTFSNAGFPGALYYDVIQGISLSSEWKHNLLYIWVWITHIFLHEGFFHLLWNMLWLYWLSAIVEDLIGKRHAILIFFEAAIFGGIFFIISTHFIPWYEGMEIHASGASAAICGLLFAAATISPSYGIRLFLIGNVEIKYIAIFVLIMDLILAGQVTNSGGHFAHIGGAIWGWLYILLLRQGVAMDGWLDYFISDNTPSKYQKPKETRVRQTKFKQTPSKEEKLNGILDKIKTQGIEKLTPEEREFLDQMSKE; translated from the coding sequence ATGTTTGAATCTATTTATAAAGATATTCGATATAAAATACAAACAGGAAACTTTTGGGTCCGGAGTATTGTATTGTGTACGGTTATTTTTATTTTAGTAAATCTTACGAAAGCTTATTTTACGTTTAGTAATGCTGGCTTTCCGGGAGCGCTATACTATGATGTGATTCAGGGTATAAGTTTGTCCTCTGAATGGAAACACAACCTGTTATATATATGGGTATGGATTACACATATTTTTTTGCATGAAGGATTTTTTCACTTACTTTGGAATATGCTGTGGCTATATTGGTTATCGGCTATTGTGGAAGATTTAATTGGAAAAAGACATGCTATTCTCATTTTTTTTGAAGCTGCAATTTTTGGAGGGATATTTTTTATAATTAGTACCCATTTTATTCCTTGGTATGAGGGAATGGAAATTCATGCTTCGGGTGCTTCTGCTGCTATCTGTGGCTTATTATTTGCTGCAGCTACAATTTCACCAAGTTATGGTATTCGCTTATTTTTAATTGGAAATGTTGAGATCAAATATATTGCAATTTTTGTGCTCATTATGGATTTAATTCTTGCAGGGCAGGTTACGAATTCTGGAGGTCATTTTGCACATATTGGTGGCGCCATTTGGGGTTGGCTTTACATTTTGTTATTGCGGCAAGGAGTAGCAATGGATGGATGGTTGGATTATTTTATTTCAGACAATACACCCAGTAAATATCAAAAACCAAAGGAAACCAGAGTACGTCAAACTAAATTTAAACAAACCCCCTCTAAAGAAGAAAAATTAAATGGGATTCTGGATAAAATTAAAACGCAGGGGATAGAAAAACTAACCCCAGAAGAACGGGAATTCCTGGATCAAATGAGCAAAGAATAA
- a CDS encoding DUF4153 domain-containing protein, whose product MKLSNFSIPVIRDSFLAASSRFPLAVLSAVGFAIIAIYQIHTGVKDSEPELQRFMFTLAIAVPCMIGLHLVVEKYAAISNIKMIVFGVGFLFLAMIYLYIAPDFELERLERPVRFFSFFLMAHFFVAIVPFKEKNNLAEFWEYNKNLLINWFVGAFYVLIIFSGLSIALLAIDNLFDIRIDGKLYLYILIFVGCIGHPVYFLFNFPNLSETVDSKIEYTKAIRILVFYIYIPMSILYFVILYAYGIKILILWNLPKGWVSTLVLGFSAVGVFTYLLNYCLTELESNTLSKIFKKYFFIVLAPLVLLLFSAIFRRLSDYGFTPPRYFILITGIWLLFISIYFIISKSDNIKWIPTSLILFLLVGTMSPMDAFHVSSRSQKNRLYSKLETLGVMNNGRIGKSLTSLSYAEKESIKDMLIVLDESGYLYKIHPILPDSISVESLLGKESRNILFEKLGLTIAQEFGNQTETIYLNAPETNAISIDGYAWMFLFNLNAGGEDDHVRLEQGVNPRLIFKRDIQDTILLHDLMIKIEDQAKITGNDAVLNTVFTMETKAFSYRFFIKQLNYRKNEIPLDIDYMHAIVLCKKRI is encoded by the coding sequence ATGAAATTATCAAATTTCTCAATTCCAGTAATTCGTGATTCTTTTCTTGCCGCAAGTTCGCGTTTTCCTTTAGCCGTCTTAAGTGCAGTAGGCTTTGCTATTATTGCAATTTATCAAATCCATACAGGGGTAAAGGATTCTGAACCGGAATTGCAACGATTTATGTTTACCCTGGCGATAGCAGTACCATGCATGATTGGTTTGCATTTAGTAGTGGAAAAGTATGCTGCAATTTCGAATATTAAAATGATTGTATTTGGTGTTGGTTTTCTTTTTTTAGCAATGATCTATTTATATATTGCTCCGGATTTTGAACTAGAAAGACTTGAGCGACCTGTTCGGTTCTTTTCGTTTTTTCTTATGGCTCATTTTTTTGTAGCCATAGTTCCTTTCAAAGAAAAAAATAATTTGGCTGAATTTTGGGAGTATAATAAGAATCTTTTGATAAATTGGTTTGTAGGAGCATTTTATGTACTCATCATTTTTTCTGGATTATCAATCGCATTATTGGCAATTGATAATTTGTTTGATATTCGCATTGATGGTAAACTTTATTTATATATATTAATATTCGTGGGATGTATTGGGCACCCAGTTTATTTTCTCTTTAATTTTCCAAATTTATCAGAAACTGTAGATTCTAAAATTGAATATACTAAGGCTATTCGAATTTTAGTATTTTATATTTATATTCCAATGTCTATTTTATATTTTGTTATACTTTATGCATATGGAATCAAAATTTTGATTTTATGGAATCTTCCAAAAGGTTGGGTTTCTACCTTGGTTTTAGGTTTTTCTGCAGTTGGCGTTTTTACCTATCTATTGAATTATTGTTTAACAGAACTAGAATCAAATACACTATCTAAAATATTTAAAAAATATTTTTTTATAGTTTTGGCGCCTTTAGTGCTCTTATTATTTTCAGCTATTTTCAGGCGTTTATCAGATTATGGATTTACACCACCCAGATATTTTATTCTTATTACAGGTATTTGGTTATTATTTATAAGTATCTATTTTATAATTTCAAAGTCTGATAATATTAAATGGATACCAACCAGCTTAATCTTATTTTTATTGGTTGGTACTATGAGTCCCATGGATGCTTTTCATGTTTCATCCAGAAGTCAAAAAAATAGACTTTATTCAAAGTTGGAAACGCTCGGTGTAATGAATAATGGACGTATTGGAAAGAGTTTAACAAGTCTCAGTTATGCAGAAAAGGAATCTATAAAAGACATGCTTATTGTTTTGGATGAATCTGGTTATTTATATAAGATACATCCTATTTTACCAGATTCTATTTCTGTAGAGTCCTTACTGGGAAAGGAATCACGAAACATTTTATTTGAAAAACTGGGCCTTACCATCGCACAGGAATTTGGAAATCAAACGGAAACGATTTATTTGAATGCTCCCGAAACAAACGCAATTTCTATAGATGGTTATGCGTGGATGTTTTTATTTAATTTGAATGCTGGTGGTGAAGATGATCATGTGCGGTTGGAGCAAGGTGTAAACCCACGATTGATATTTAAACGAGATATTCAGGATACGATTTTACTACATGATTTAATGATTAAAATAGAAGATCAGGCAAAGATAACTGGAAATGATGCGGTATTAAATACAGTGTTTACCATGGAAACGAAAGCATTTAGTTATCGATTTTTTATAAAACAATTGAATTATAGAAAGAATGAAATTCCTTTAGATATAGACTATATGCATGCAATTGTATTATGTAAGAAAAGAATTTAG
- a CDS encoding rhomboid family intramembrane serine protease, translating to MYQITEAVKHIIIINVILFLGAMTLMGDYKYYLYLFYPESPYFKPWQIITHMFMHGNINHILFNMLSLFFIGPMMESDLGTKRFLSFYFGCGLGGAILHIISKFILIQYFGHAEEINIPVVGASGAINGLFIGLAYLYPNMPMSLLFIPIPIKAKYLAFLLIGGDLIWGASGYHTGIAHFAHLGGALFGFLMLYYWRHKR from the coding sequence ATGTATCAAATTACAGAAGCCGTAAAACATATAATTATAATTAATGTAATCCTTTTTTTAGGAGCCATGACTTTAATGGGAGACTATAAGTATTATTTATATTTATTTTATCCAGAAAGCCCTTATTTTAAACCCTGGCAAATTATTACGCATATGTTTATGCATGGGAATATAAACCATATTTTATTTAACATGCTTTCTTTATTTTTTATTGGTCCAATGATGGAAAGTGATTTAGGAACAAAACGTTTTTTAAGTTTTTATTTTGGATGTGGATTAGGAGGTGCCATTTTGCATATTATTTCCAAATTTATTTTAATTCAGTATTTTGGTCACGCAGAAGAAATCAATATTCCCGTAGTCGGAGCATCTGGAGCTATCAATGGATTGTTCATTGGATTGGCGTATTTATATCCAAATATGCCAATGAGTTTACTTTTTATCCCAATTCCTATAAAAGCAAAATATCTTGCATTTTTATTAATTGGAGGTGATCTTATTTGGGGTGCAAGTGGGTATCATACCGGCATTGCACATTTTGCACATTTAGGCGGTGCATTATTCGGCTTTTTAATGTTATATTATTGGAGACATAAGCGCTAA
- the mutL gene encoding DNA mismatch repair endonuclease MutL: protein MPDIIHLLSDHVVNQIAAGEVIQRPSSVVKELMDNAIDSGATEIKLIIRDAGKSWIQINDNGCGMSPSDARMSFERHATSKIKSAEDLFQILTKGFRGEALASVAAVAQVELKTKPHGDQTGTRIQIADSKIKSQEPCACPSGTQIQVKNLFYNVPARRKFLKADTVELRHIHDEFIYQALSFPEIAFTYHHNDNLIYQLIPGNLKQRIIQIYGKKYQDHLIPVSPQTDVIEISGFIGKPELAKKGKGEQIIFVNRRFIRSPYLQHAVKSSYENIIHPDSQPFYILFLNIDPTKIDINVHPTKHEIKFEDERLIYQFLKAATRYSLAQFSLTPQLNFEDSNPGIERMMSGVEYSRNPNHVNQNPGSQASWLQLAKPGQPNDFESPKNSSDIQFVNNTELLTMQEAEDKFRVVQFHASYLIVQLKSGITIIDQQYAHERILYEFYKANLKTENSQTQKLLFPQTLHLSYPDAIQLKQILPVLQKIGFEIEDFGSDSFIIHGVPALLEGKYSEQELILKMLNQYKANLEFELSLDENLARSLAISSSIKRGKTLNHEESTALVEQLFLCEIPYANPFGKKCLFHLSLDDLHKKFI from the coding sequence ATGCCGGATATCATCCATTTACTAAGTGATCATGTGGTCAATCAAATTGCCGCTGGTGAGGTAATTCAAAGGCCTTCTTCAGTTGTAAAGGAGTTAATGGATAATGCTATTGACTCTGGTGCTACGGAAATAAAATTAATAATAAGGGATGCAGGAAAATCATGGATACAGATAAATGACAATGGTTGTGGTATGTCACCAAGCGATGCGCGAATGTCTTTTGAAAGACACGCTACTTCAAAAATTAAGTCAGCAGAGGATCTATTTCAAATATTGACCAAAGGATTTAGAGGAGAAGCCCTTGCATCGGTTGCAGCGGTTGCTCAAGTTGAGTTAAAGACTAAACCACATGGTGATCAAACGGGAACAAGAATACAAATAGCAGATTCCAAAATAAAATCTCAGGAACCTTGCGCCTGTCCATCAGGTACACAAATTCAAGTCAAAAATCTGTTTTACAATGTACCTGCACGAAGAAAATTTTTAAAAGCAGATACCGTAGAATTAAGACATATTCATGATGAATTTATTTATCAGGCACTTTCATTTCCAGAAATTGCGTTTACATACCATCATAATGATAATCTTATTTATCAATTAATACCGGGTAATCTTAAACAACGAATCATTCAGATATATGGTAAGAAGTATCAGGATCATTTAATTCCGGTAAGTCCACAAACAGATGTTATCGAAATTAGTGGATTTATTGGAAAACCAGAATTAGCAAAAAAGGGAAAAGGGGAACAAATAATATTTGTAAATCGCCGTTTTATTCGCAGTCCATATTTACAGCATGCTGTGAAATCTTCTTATGAAAATATTATTCACCCGGATAGTCAGCCATTTTATATTTTGTTTTTAAATATTGATCCAACTAAAATTGATATCAATGTGCATCCAACAAAACATGAAATTAAATTTGAGGACGAAAGGTTAATTTATCAATTTTTAAAGGCAGCAACTCGCTATAGTTTAGCTCAATTTTCTTTAACACCGCAATTAAATTTTGAAGATTCAAATCCTGGAATTGAGCGCATGATGAGTGGTGTTGAATATTCAAGAAATCCAAATCATGTGAATCAAAATCCAGGGAGTCAGGCATCCTGGTTACAGTTGGCAAAGCCTGGTCAGCCAAATGATTTTGAGTCCCCAAAAAATTCGTCGGATATCCAATTCGTAAATAATACGGAACTACTTACAATGCAGGAAGCGGAAGATAAATTCCGGGTAGTGCAATTCCACGCATCTTATTTAATTGTCCAGCTTAAATCAGGAATTACAATTATTGATCAACAATATGCACATGAACGTATTTTGTATGAATTTTATAAAGCAAATTTAAAAACAGAAAATAGTCAAACTCAAAAATTACTTTTTCCACAAACATTACACCTAAGTTATCCAGATGCAATACAACTAAAACAAATTTTGCCGGTTCTTCAAAAAATTGGATTTGAAATTGAAGATTTTGGTTCTGATTCATTTATTATTCATGGTGTACCAGCGCTCCTGGAAGGCAAGTATTCTGAACAAGAACTTATTCTTAAAATGTTAAATCAATATAAAGCGAATCTTGAGTTTGAATTATCCCTTGATGAAAATCTGGCAAGATCATTGGCAATAAGTAGTTCCATAAAAAGAGGCAAGACCTTAAATCACGAAGAATCAACTGCTTTGGTGGAGCAATTGTTTTTATGCGAAATTCCATATGCAAACCCTTTTGGAAAAAAGTGTTTGTTTCATTTGAGTTTAGATGATTTACACAAAAAATTTATTTAA
- a CDS encoding sulfatase-like hydrolase/transferase, translating to MKNYLKFVLSLFGFWLLFFLLIRILFVGYQFLFGYKINFEFLLKSLCYGVYMDLSMTAYLIALPLFVYFINKWIPFQKILFIYHSTLILILSGITAADITLYREWGFRLDKTAFLYLTAFQEAGSFISGFNIISCILLFFLFVWLGYFLLMKFKFNPTNSYYTYVLNILLFPALIIPMRGGFSIIPMNPGKVYFSNLPYANHIALNAPWNILYTALQVKKINTNIQFMSQKQADEIVDSLFQDKNENVLNILKDTRPKVLIFIMESFTAKLINKKYKEKEITPRLNEWIKKGIYFSKAYSTGDRTEIGLASILSGFPAQPQSSIVHFPKKTEKLPSLIRSLKQLDYNSTFYYGGDISFASMSSFIYNSGIDKIIDKSSFSPKTYNAKWGVHDHILFEKVYDDILKDSSQFLKICLSLSSHPPYDIPEDYYWNENQEEVLFLNTVHYTDKHLGIILDKLAALPIWNDLMILVVADHGCRFPGNDLYHVPEKFHIPIWFGGGAITMDSTITNVISQNDIAPSILHQFGVSNEAFDFSQNIFSLNHKQTAYYAFNNGFGWVDNGGVQVFSNDNKKIILSQDNPKTNMNIAKAYLQKIWNTFNAL from the coding sequence ATGAAAAATTATTTAAAGTTTGTTTTGAGTCTATTTGGATTTTGGCTACTGTTTTTTCTTCTTATTAGAATCCTATTTGTTGGGTATCAATTCCTGTTTGGTTATAAAATAAACTTTGAATTTTTATTAAAATCTTTATGCTATGGAGTCTATATGGATTTATCTATGACTGCTTATTTAATTGCCTTGCCTTTATTCGTATATTTTATAAATAAATGGATACCCTTTCAAAAAATACTTTTCATTTATCATTCTACTTTAATATTAATTTTATCAGGTATTACTGCTGCCGACATTACCTTATATAGAGAATGGGGATTTCGATTGGATAAAACAGCGTTTCTCTATTTAACAGCGTTTCAAGAAGCTGGTAGTTTTATTTCTGGATTTAATATAATTTCCTGTATTCTTCTGTTTTTTCTTTTCGTTTGGCTTGGGTATTTTCTTTTAATGAAATTTAAATTTAATCCTACAAATAGTTATTATACATATGTTCTAAATATCCTGCTTTTTCCTGCATTAATAATTCCGATGCGTGGTGGATTTAGCATTATCCCAATGAATCCTGGAAAAGTCTATTTTTCAAATTTACCATATGCAAACCATATTGCTTTAAACGCTCCCTGGAATATACTTTATACCGCATTACAAGTAAAGAAGATAAATACAAACATTCAATTCATGTCACAAAAACAAGCGGATGAGATTGTAGATTCCTTATTTCAAGATAAAAATGAAAACGTTCTAAATATATTGAAAGACACCAGGCCAAAGGTTTTAATTTTTATTATGGAGAGCTTTACAGCGAAACTAATAAATAAAAAATATAAAGAAAAAGAAATCACACCGCGACTCAATGAATGGATTAAAAAAGGTATCTACTTCTCAAAGGCATATAGCACCGGTGATCGCACGGAAATTGGATTGGCTTCCATTTTAAGTGGATTTCCAGCACAACCCCAGTCTTCCATTGTACATTTTCCAAAGAAAACAGAGAAATTACCATCCTTGATTCGCTCTTTGAAACAATTAGATTATAATTCCACATTTTACTATGGTGGAGACATCAGTTTTGCCAGTATGAGTAGTTTCATTTACAATAGTGGGATCGACAAAATCATTGATAAATCCAGCTTCTCACCCAAAACCTATAATGCTAAATGGGGTGTCCATGATCATATTTTATTTGAAAAAGTGTATGATGATATTCTAAAAGATAGTTCCCAGTTCCTAAAAATTTGCTTAAGTCTTAGTAGTCATCCTCCCTATGATATACCAGAAGATTATTACTGGAATGAAAATCAGGAAGAAGTTTTATTCTTAAATACGGTACATTATACAGATAAACATTTAGGTATTATATTGGATAAACTCGCAGCTTTACCTATTTGGAATGATTTAATGATTCTTGTTGTGGCAGATCATGGTTGCAGATTTCCAGGAAACGATTTGTATCATGTCCCAGAAAAATTTCATATTCCAATATGGTTTGGTGGTGGCGCCATTACAATGGATAGTACAATCACAAATGTCATTAGCCAAAATGATATAGCACCAAGTATATTGCATCAATTCGGAGTCTCTAATGAAGCATTTGATTTTAGTCAAAACATTTTTTCATTGAATCACAAGCAAACAGCTTACTATGCATTTAACAATGGTTTTGGATGGGTCGACAATGGAGGAGTGCAGGTGTTTTCAAATGATAATAAGAAAATTATCCTTAGCCAAGACAATCCAAAAACAAATATGAACATTGCTAAAGCATACTTACAAAAAATCTGGAATACCTTCAACGCTTTATAA
- a CDS encoding endonuclease/exonuclease/phosphatase family protein: protein MLRFLLSVNIVWTIICLVIYAIVGLDPARFWMFSISSLFIPILFLINILFVLFWLVFHWRYVWLPILTLLAGWSSWNLLFSFGEEFKSKKCQQESFTIMSYNVYGLKQLKDTSQSKMLIKKSKFTAFIREHEPDIICAQENNFFSDDIINKTGLYPYFHYMIQHGAAIYSRFPILDKGLVEFGTKTNSCLWVDILVQGKKIRVYSVHLQSNRITKEVETITDEQEEKNQEKINVIRKMLRKYRNTAIVRSKQAKLLSDHASLSPIPCIIAGDFNDTPFSHSYKILSKGRNDSFIKCGSGLGTTYIGALPGLRIDYVLGDENILNFCSHRVLHTSYSDHNPILVKCYAKW from the coding sequence ATGTTGCGTTTTTTACTTTCTGTAAATATTGTTTGGACAATAATTTGTCTTGTTATTTATGCCATTGTAGGTTTAGATCCTGCAAGGTTTTGGATGTTTTCAATTTCAAGTTTATTTATACCGATTCTCTTTCTAATTAATATTTTATTTGTTTTATTTTGGTTAGTGTTTCATTGGAGATATGTTTGGTTACCCATTCTAACGCTTCTAGCAGGTTGGTCATCTTGGAATTTATTGTTTTCGTTTGGTGAGGAATTTAAATCGAAAAAGTGTCAACAAGAATCTTTTACGATCATGAGTTATAATGTTTATGGTCTTAAGCAATTGAAAGATACGTCTCAATCTAAAATGTTGATTAAGAAATCTAAATTTACCGCTTTCATAAGAGAGCATGAACCGGATATTATATGTGCACAAGAAAATAATTTCTTTTCTGATGACATTATTAATAAAACCGGACTGTATCCCTATTTTCATTATATGATTCAACATGGCGCAGCCATTTACTCCCGCTTTCCTATATTGGACAAAGGTTTAGTCGAGTTTGGCACAAAAACAAATAGTTGTTTGTGGGTTGATATTTTAGTCCAGGGAAAAAAAATTAGAGTATATAGTGTCCATTTACAAAGCAATCGAATCACCAAGGAGGTAGAAACCATTACAGATGAGCAAGAAGAGAAGAATCAGGAGAAAATTAATGTGATCCGAAAGATGCTAAGAAAGTACAGGAATACAGCAATCGTGCGTTCAAAACAAGCTAAATTGTTATCTGATCATGCAAGTCTTTCTCCTATTCCCTGCATTATTGCTGGTGATTTTAACGATACCCCATTTTCACATAGTTATAAAATACTTTCAAAAGGAAGAAATGATAGTTTTATTAAATGTGGAAGTGGTTTAGGTACTACCTATATCGGAGCACTTCCGGGTTTGCGAATTGATTATGTTCTTGGTGATGAAAACATTTTAAATTTTTGTTCACATCGGGTTTTGCACACAAGTTATTCTGATCATAACCCTATTTTGGTAAAGTGTTATGCTAAATGGTAA